Sequence from the Paralichthys olivaceus isolate ysfri-2021 chromosome 1, ASM2471397v2, whole genome shotgun sequence genome:
ATTTGTCACTTGTTTTTACCTCTACATTCCCTCTAGAAAaaatggataaaataaaaactaatgatcATTATTGCACTGTAGGTGTCTGTACTGTGCAGTCTTACCGTCCCATGCATCAAACATGTCCGTAATGAAGTAGTCTATGAAGGAAATCTGGGACTTCGGGATGCTACAGGTGTTTCGGTCAAACACTGGCATAACCACTGGTAAACCTTGTCTCTTCTCTTCGTCCGTCTGTACCAGAGATGAAGGCACGAGTGATCATCACTCACAATAATACATGAAAGAATAAATGACAAAGAAAGAAGGTGGAGCTGCTTGATCTTTCTCCTCTCACCACAAGCaactatatttttttctccGTACCTGTGCAAAATATTCCTCTGAGATGCGTCCAGCCCACTCTATACACAGCTCCTGAGGCCTGCATGGATTGGAGATGTCTGCACACTTAATCAGCATCCGCTTGACAAGGATGCGATTCTCAGGGGACGTCAGAACGCCTTTGACAGATTCCTCATCACTGTTTCCctaaaacaaaagagaagtaagTTCTGCTTATTAGTGACAGCTCTTTATCGCAAACAGCAGCTGAATAGGTTAAAAATGagctcagtgtgtctgtgcatgaaCCAAAATGGGAAAATAAAGTTTGCCACTGGAATCAGATAATGTCTTAGTTCTCTTAATGTAAAAGGAGAGCCTGTATTCAGTGTGTGATAGATATTAGTTACACATGCGAGTGGAGCATGCTTCATGCAGTCACATGATTGCAGGCTTCTGTATGTTTCAAGGTCAAATTCACCATCAATTACGTTAAACAGAAGTGCATGGTACGTTGGAGTACGAGAGCCACTTTTAGACTACAAACAATAGATTTCAAGAATAAGGTCATAATTTTGCATGCGTTGAAAAtaggaatgtggagcatcttgttaagttaAACTTTATTATTAGTTTCACAATCAACATTATATTAGAATCACATAATCATATCTATCAGGACTTAAAAAGATTGAgcataatagaaataaaataatacataaaaaaattaataaattaaaacttatcttttatttctattatgagttctttctcattaaattacaacttcTCATacaatctctctttttttaaacttcaataTGGCCCTAATCCTGTGTTGTAAGAATGACAGAAGTAAGGTTCCAACATGACTGAGGTATCTCAAGTTAACTACACAATTACAGCAGACATGTGACAAAACAGCTAAAACTCTTTATCAAAGCTTGTACCTTCTTTTTTGACCTCATATCAAACTCATACACATGTGAAAGTTTTCAGGCAGTGACTGGATTCAATATAAGAATTTAGGGACAAATCATCAGTCGgatcatttatttgtattattgctGCCCTTAAGAGGCAAGAGCaattttaaatgtctgtgttgaGCATTCCTCACAGAGATGAGAAAGATGTTACCAGGTTGTAAAATTCTCCCCCTGCAAAGATATTTGCAACAACAGGCCACAAAGTCCCCTGCACCAGTATCCCCATCTCCAGAGCTCTGACACTATTGTTgcatgtgtattgttgaagTGTGATTCTTCAACAGCACGTGACACAATGACAGTACAgtgtttatataaatgtgtttatatgaaTTATCTGAATGCTCCTGTGTGTCCTTCCTGCTCTGACTCAACACGGATCTGTTTGCAAAAAATGCTAACATTGGAAATCTTCATTTTTAATCTCACCCCGTTCTCCTCCAGAGCAGCCAGTGGCTTGTTGATGCTGTTGACAAATTTGTTAACGTGTTCAAAATGTTTAGTCATCTCCGTTGCGAGCACCATATCAATGATGGCCTGTCGTAGTGTTCGATATTCATtcctaaagagagagagagagagattgacaGACATCAGATGAGAGAAGGGGGTgaaggcaggagagagagaagagaataaagaGGGAACAGAGAGATGACAGAGTGGTAAATAGCACAGAAACCCGTGTGAACAGTTTTCCTCCTCTGACTGCCATGACAGTAGCAATGAATGGAAGCTTTGTTCACCTTCCCCCTCTGAGGGGACCAGCACATGTGAGCTATTCTGCTTTGGGACTCAAATCACATTACTACCCCGCcgctgtcaacacacacacacacacacacacacacaaacacacacacacacttcatgtgCTGTCTGTATCATAAACAGACTCCGAAAAGAATATGGAGCTGCAATGATTAGTAGATGAATTGAGTGATaacaattttttaaaatattattaatattgcaTTATTCAGCTTCACTGAGGTAACAGatcaagcaaaaacaaaaactttcaaTTTGCTGAATAAATTTGTAAACTTTGTAGTTTTGTTAAAATATCATTTCAAAGAAACTCTCAAAACTATTGTTTTAAATACTAACTTCagatatgtaaataaatacaataatatttatttcagaCTTGAAGCCACACACTAGAACTGCTTTCACCTAATTTACAGCTAAATTTGACTCCGTTCTGTTTTTGGTGATTCTGTGATCTTCAGTTGAGCAAATAACAGAAAATGACAACTTTTTCTCCAGGTGACCAGGTGTCACAGATCTCCCACCTTTCGATGTTCTTGAAGATGTTGCACTTATCGTCTCTCGTGGTGATCTGGAAGGCCAGAGCTGCATGGTGGCTCTCTAACACGGCTGTGTCGTTGTAGAGAATGGCCAGCTCGCTCCCCGCGTTGCACAGGAAGCTGTTGGTGCGGCCCGGGTGGTCCACATCGTGCACGGTAGCAGCAATCAGGGCAGCCACCTCATCAATGGGATCCAAACTTTGCTGTAGGTGCAGATGACATGAAAAACAGTGAGACAATGAAATCTGACAGGTTGTTGTGGAAGAAAAAGTAGTAGCTCTATCTTGTGAAAGACAGTTGtgatttaataatataataaaaaaaaagttgcccttattttagctgcatttgCAGGAGACACTGATTTCCTTAGATCTCAAAATATGGAACACATTCAACTGGCTGGTTATAAATGTGTACATGTCACCGAATATACTTAGTGTGTTAGCATTCTACATTTACACTGAGAGAAAACGTTCAATTTGCTGAATGTGTTAAACCTttaacttgatttttttttaaattcattgcaTAGAAAGCAAATTGATGAAATATGCCAATAGAAATTTTAGGCATCATGATAGTTTATTAGGTCATTTATTGCTGGCTGGATAGTTTTTCACTatgtgtaaaaagtaaaaaatattagcaaaggaaacaaaacaaaaatgaagattaccaaaaataattaaaatttcTCATTCTCTCTCGCAACTGTGTGCTGTCTGCAGAGGTTCAGGGATCCATTAACCTTGGGAGACTTTACTTCACAGTTCGCTGGCTAAGCCAATGAAAGATCCCTCCACTGACATCAGAAATAGACAGTTTGGTAATCAGCTTAGCTTCAACTGCTTGTTGAGCCACTGACAcacttggagaaaaaaaaaagaccactCAGGATAAAGTCCACTCAGACAGGACACCTGACTGTCAAGACCGAGCGGGCAGCCACGCCCCATAGATAATCGATAGAAAATCCAAACaacaacatactgtatgtgtttggaCCCACACCCAAAGCAGCAGTGAACATTCGTAAACTAAACGATGGCACCCTCTAAAACTAATGTCAATGTGCTGACTTTTAGCAACGTATTGAAATACACTATGAATATATTTCATTACGTAAACCCGTATAACcgactttttaaaaacaactctgATAAAAGCTTATAATTATTAAAATTGTGGATTCATTTGAAGTATTTTTTCAATAATTAATCTAAAGTTTAGTGAATAAACTTACAgcaatgaaagtgaaatatggccacaaaatatcctggaaacccaaactgtttgttttgcaAATATTTTGTTAGAACAATaatctatttttaaatttaatttctgccCATCAGCTTATTAACAAACCACACCTCTAGCCTAAACTATATAATGGCTGAGTAAGTTTggcatttttcaaaataaagaagcatgattcatttgttattattagtgTTTGTGAATTTACCTTGACCCTCTCCTTGCAGAGAAAATAGGCTGTTGCGTGCAGGACATCAGCTGCATGACTGGAGTTGTGGTAGGAGTTACTGGAGTGGTAGTTAGCTTCAATCAATTGTAGCCAGGAGCGCAGAGTTGCCTCAGGGCAGTTTAGGAATTCACAGACCCCAAAGCGGGAGAAGATCTTCAGGCCCAAGTAGGTCAAAGGCCTGCGGGAGGGTCCGGCACAGTAGTTTAATATAAACCCTCATACCAAGCTCTCATTCCATGCTGAATAAAATTCGACACAGTCCCTCTGGTCTGGCCGTAACTGTGGTGTTGCCTCACCGTTTCATGGTTGCAGCCTCCAAGTTGAAGACGTCAAAGTCCCAAGAGTCCTCAATCTCCATGGTTTGGGCGATACGAGGGGGTATGTCATTTATCGACAGAGGAGTTGTCAGCTGACTGGGGATGTGGTGGGGCTCTGTGAGCAAaggaagagacaagaggagGCGTTCACATAAGAGGGGAAGTTAAAAAATAGTTGTTCACCACCTCTGGATAAAGTAtacaaggagaaaaaaaacagagcaagTCATATCATCATGCGTGCTTTATGTAAACTTACGTTTTGTGGAAAGTATGTATTCGTTTCCTGACAATCTGCGTAAACCATCCTGTGAACAttatggaaagaaaaaaagagtaaagGACTGAGGAAGCAAGCGTAAAAAACTGACTGAATACATACAGTTCATTAAATCACCATTTATCCTTGTTGAACAGacactttaaactttaaactacAAACAAACTCAAGTTTAGCCACAAGTCAAGGGGGATTTCCACCAGAGAAGTACTTAATAAAACATTACTTTAAGTTCACTTTTTAAACACCTTGTCAGTTTAGTTTGGACTTCTGGGGGCTAATGTCGGCCCAAAATTCATAACTGGAATCTTCAAAGCTTACTTTGTAATGATTTTCCCATACAGAAATTAAGACCTGGGCTCCAGAAACATGAGTTGGATTATAGATCTCTCTGAATGCATCACTGCATTTTGACAAAGTTACACAAGGAAACGCAATTTGACAGAAGAAAGAGCTTAACAAATCACAACAgtattaataaaaaagaaaacagacatggAATTTACTGATTTTCCATTACACTCTTTTGGgtccttttattttgtgttatggCAAAATGTTGGTGGCTTTGTTGACACCACATTTCGTTTCCCCACAACAGAGGgagtttaaaatatgaaaaccaTATTTATGAGCTGTAAGGCCTATATAATCCAGCCATATTACGTATTTTGGCGTTAGcggcacatgtgtgtgtgttgcaagtGAGTGAAATGTTTACCTCACAAGTGAAAAAGGAAGAGCAGACTGGCTCATCTTTGACCCGAGCATTGTCTCATGATGGCGCTGCCTCTGTACACACTGGCTATTTTAAGATTTTCTCCCCAGTAAGATGACAGCTCCTCTCCTAACGTCGACTGGCTCTTCTGAGTTCAGACCTCGCACACTTCACACCACGAGCCAAGAAATAACAAATGCAACCGGGCACCTCAGAAACCAATTTGATCGTATATAAATAATCATCTAAGCCCAAACGTCGGTGGTGAACATCAGCCTTTACCACTAGAATTACATGTGACACCTCTGTGTCTCCAGAGAGCGCATGTATAAGTGAAGCCATGCTTATTCATCTGATCCAAAGAACAGGATGTTTCCAGGCCTGCGGAGCCGAGAGGAAGAGgttcatgtgagtgtgtgcatgtgtgcagggcgaaggagggagggagagagagggagaggggggagacagggagggTGGGGTGGGTTTTCCTCTCCAGCCTACAGGAGCACAAAGGACAATCTAACACTTCCTTTGGGGTCGTTGCCAAGACTGCCAACTTGGCACTCTTTCTACTTCTGTACTTCACCGTTACTGTCTGTTaatccctctctgtctctctctccctccgtaAAATCGTGACAAAAAATATACCACGGACATTAAAGCATCTCCCTTTTCTTTCACTGGTATTCACGTAGACCCTCGTGTTATCACTCTGCAAATGCTCCCATGCGAGTTATCACACCGGAGTCGATTCAGGAAGCTGCTTGGGTGTTCCTGACCCAGCCAAGGCCCCCCGCGCTCTCAGGGACCCGCCGCTTACCGTCATCAGCCCGCCCACGAGGTCATTCGTATGAGGGTCTTCATCCTTGGTGCCCAACTGTGGGGAGTAGAGCTCAGTGGTCCTCAGGATCTCCAGTACTCGATCCAAGGCTTCTGCTACGGGCATGGGGCTGCTTTCCTGCGCTGCATTGATGATGTTGATTACCttgaagatgaaaaaaaaagaagtgatctttacatttatttgcacttttttttcagcACATAAGGTTGAAACAGTTACTGAACCAGTGAAGGGATCGTAAGCTTAGGAATGAAAACTGGAAATGGGCGGGaacaatagactgtatatgaagatggaagACAGAACACCTCCctcaaaatgaagccaaaccatcttaattgcccccccccccccccgtgactGGCTGAAgtgggtcataaaccctgcctcctccatgttagcagatgggacatggataaaaactcaaaagtcaAAAGTAGATgttgaatacattttctttctcaaagatggtttctgtcatttctgagACTAACTCGCGATTGGTTTTGAACATGTATCGACAGGACCTTGATTCCAAGGCTGTATATCATTACTGCACAGACTCCGCCTACAAATGACGTGCAAGATCACTGCAGCCCTGTAGTGCATTTCTGtacaaagggaggaagaggaaatctACCAGAACCTCAATAATTTACACAACTGTTAACATGTGGTTTGTCAATGTGACGTCATCACCAGAGACCCTccgaaaatttaaaaaatagtccagaaaatattttaaaaccacaaattgtagtttttacacttttatttttgtacgaGTTAAAAAATGAGATAGAATGTGGTAATTGTTGACCATTCAAAGGTTTTGGTTTTAAGTTTTTTACAATTGGATGTGTCAGTGTTTCCCCCCCACATTTCCCCTGCTTAGCTAAACATCTACTTGCGACAGTTTCACATTGATAGCAGCAACTTTCAGCAAGatataacaatataacaaaactttggtttcttgaaatgatcattaaaatattaaaatatttctcTAAAGTAAAGTGTTGTGAAATCACACACGTCTACTCCAACATGTGAACTTGGTAGTATTAACAACGGGCACCTATGGTGAAGTCATAAGGCATGTGAAAGAACACAAGTTCTATGTAACTAATTTCCACAGAAACAGCACCAGCAGTTCTATCAGTGCTTTATTCTAGCGAGGATGACGCCTACAGGGACTGACTACACAGTCAAATGATAGAACAGAGGAACTGCAGTGTGTCATATGACCCATCCCTGGGGACTTTCTCTGTTTCCGACTATCCAGGCTGCAGACTGCATAAACCACTGAAACGGCAGGTCATTCTGGTGCAGCATGCTTTCCTGTCTTGTGCATGAAATGTGGCATTTTATCAGCCTATCTCCTCTTGACATGGTATGCGTGGCCTGAGACTCCGCACTCCCTGTGCAGCAGTACAAGAAGGCCTCATGGCGATTGTGAAAACTTTATAACCCAAGAGTTTGGTCATGAGACACAGAGCTTCAGTATAAAGAGCTGATCATATGATGGAGGCTGAAAGGGATAATACCGAAGGAGATGAACCAACCTTGGTGATGGGAGCTTCTATAGTCATGGAGTGGATGCGGGCCATTGAGGAGTGCCTTCGCTGTGAGCTCCCTGAAAACCAGACGTCCGCGTGTTATAAGCTCAAACTTTCATTCAGCCAAACTTTGACAACAACAAATTAAGCTTTAACTTTCCgatgagtttgtttgtgtgtgtgtgtgtgtgtctctgtgtgtgtgtccaatcaACACTTAATGCAAACAGACAACTGGGAATGTTTCATAAACTGAAAAGAAACGCCCAGACTTTCCATCATCTATCTCCCCTCACTCTCACCATCGCTCCCCCGAGACGTTGTGGATCTTACGTCCAGAGAGCCTTTCCTCCTGTCTTTGTGCTTACTGGATTGAATGTCTGGGGAGAAGAAAACACCtttcattaacacacacaaacacagttcaaGTTTAGTGACACAGATGACATTGGCCCTCATCTCAATATCCTTGGCAGGAGGATGAGATGCCTTAAACAGGCCAACCAGAATATAGCCGCCTGTTGTCGATCACTATTACGCTCCTTTTTGACATATGGTGCTTTCTCACATGTTCTGTTTTGAGGTTTGACTCCGGTGAAATTGTAGTAATTGACAGAATATAAAAGGTGCAACGGTGAGATTTTAtaaaacatattcatattaaacATCCTGCACTACCGAAGGGATGGCTGGAAATACACTTGTACTTGGAGGAATGGGATCAGTAATTTAAATCCATTGAAAAGATTCTAGATTTCATTTATATTATCTAGATCTGTCCTTGGCATTTAATGCATAATGCAGGTGTTTTTGCTCTcattttgctttatttattttttatctcaaCCAATGAGTGTTTAGCTTCAAGACCATTCGGTCAGCATGAGGAACAAAGAATCGTTTGTGGATTTAAAAGCCAAcgttcattttcttcttctttctctgcatTAATTTAGACTTCATGGACTATGACTCCGACCAAGACAACTAATTCTGAGtgtgtgatttgatttgaaggGGATTTACTGTTATAAGGGATTAATATAAAGCCATGAAACTTCTCTTTGATTCTTCCTCTGAGGAAGCAGACAGCTTTGGACAGTTTGTACATTTCAgttcaaaatgacagaaacagggTTATTTCAGGTTAATTTTTTCTCAATTTCTGAATGTgcttgaaaatgtaataaaagaaaCTTAAGACTGGCAATACACagacaaattaaataaagaaataaaaccaattAAAACACCAGTCACTTTGACAGGCCAGAGACGAgtaaaataaaccttttaatACAGTTTTATAAACCAATAACAATGTTTAAAAGAGACTTATTTTTAGTGAGCTGTCTAAAGGATACAGACACAGCAGAGTTATTATTCCTGTTCTGTTCCTGTTTCAACTCTAGAGGAAATAAAAGTGTGGATTCGCTTTTCAATCTCAACAATAGAGACAATTCTGTTTTTggaaatatttctctgatagatAAAGCAGGACTCAAGAGTCGAGTGTGTAAAAACTCAGGTCGTgatcaaagaaataaaagattttctTGCAAGGTGCAATTTGTTTGTTGACATATTTCCAAAGTTTACAAGGCTCAGGGTTCCCAAATGTGAACATCTCATATTTAGCGTTATAAACATGCCACAAATATTTGTTAGTCTGCAAACTATCAGATAAAATTAACACTGTGCATCATCAGTGTAACAGTGGAACTGAATGTTGTTCTTCCTAATGACAAACACAATGTTGGCCCTCAGGTCCTGAGTCTTGTGCCTGATCACAATTGATATGGAAAGAAGTTCCTTCAGTGAAGCTCATACAGTAACTGGTCCACAGACTCCACCGCAGGCTTATTGAGCCTTGGCAGAGCTATGCACTCTATCGAATGTGTTATTCTGATCCAGAGAGGTAAGACTGAACAATCTTACATGTACTGTGGGTAATCAATATGGAGCAGAGAGAATTTCAGGTTGGATCTTACCTGTCTGAGACTCTGCCTGCACACGTTCACTGGTTTTTTCACTCTgcatgaacagagagaaaaagttaATTAATATATTCAAGCCAAAAGGCTCCCGTCACTCAATGACTCCATCAAGACCTGTGTTAACGTCAGACCTGAGTGATCCCATCACAATAGTTTccttatgaaaacatttcttaGTGTCCAGTCATTTAGAATTGTTTGTGGAAACCACCtcatatataatatcatatattttctctctctccaaacATTCAAATATCTGGTTGATATCTAGTAGCTGAAAAGTTCAGAACATATGACACCATCTTTATTTCACCTGATAATCATACTAACTTACTCAAATTGTCAAAGATGCAACTCCTAGCAACCAAGTTGAACTGGAAGAAAGACAATAGTATTTAGGCGGAATAGACCTTTAAAACTGAGGTCCTAGAAATGTGGTCCTGAAACTGCAGGAACAGAGTATTGCCACTTTAccaaaatgatttgttttgtgtgagttaaatattatttcatcttAAAGCCATGTGCATCAAGACGCtcagatcacaagtggtcaaAGGAGAAACATTCAGGACGTATTTTAATGTCGTGTGTGAACAGATGAACTtaaagctgtccacttgtgatgggATCACTCAGAACCAAGTCTGAACTGGGTCATTATCAAATTAGCAAAAATGGAAACACGTCTCaccttattattatcatgtaaaGGCCTGTTGAAAGACACATAGTGTCTGATTTttctgtgaaaaaacaaaaaagctttttagtaaatcatgacaaaataAAGGGAAACAATCAACCAACAGAGTTATTCAGTACTTTACTGTCACTCACCCTCCCTGTCCAATTACAGGTGTGATCTTCACATTTTGTTGAATGCTGTCTCCATTCTTCTTTTTGGCATAATAAATCCCCTGCCACTCCTGAAACAACAAGACAGATCCACAGGGGGAGGAAGTTA
This genomic interval carries:
- the pde8a gene encoding high affinity cAMP-specific and IBMX-insensitive 3',5'-cyclic phosphodiesterase 8A; translation: MGCASSIHISDRVVYHSGKESEDSHSPQQTNTTQHQGNPASGLPLKPPSCKTTLTEVQFGPMKLFKDPLQVLLVFAKEDSQSNGFCWACEKANFRCSMARTPESALECFLEKHHDLVIIDHRHSRHFDAEALCRSIRAVNSSENTVIVAVVKRPDREEASVMPLINAGFNRRYVENANVMACYNELLQLEHGEVRAQFKLRAGNSIFTALEQSQEAIEITSEDQVIQYVNPAYESIMGYQQGELIGKEIIEVPKSEKNKPDLLETINSCIRKGKEWQGIYYAKKKNGDSIQQNVKITPVIGQGGKIRHYVSFNRPLHDNNKSEKTSERVQAESQTDIQSSKHKDRRKGSLDVRSTTSRGSDGSSQRRHSSMARIHSMTIEAPITKVINIINAAQESSPMPVAEALDRVLEILRTTELYSPQLGTKDEDPHTNDLVGGLMTDGLRRLSGNEYILSTKQPHHIPSQLTTPLSINDIPPRIAQTMEIEDSWDFDVFNLEAATMKRPLTYLGLKIFSRFGVCEFLNCPEATLRSWLQLIEANYHSSNSYHNSSHAADVLHATAYFLCKERVKQSLDPIDEVAALIAATVHDVDHPGRTNSFLCNAGSELAILYNDTAVLESHHAALAFQITTRDDKCNIFKNIERNEYRTLRQAIIDMVLATEMTKHFEHVNKFVNSINKPLAALEENGGNSDEESVKGVLTSPENRILVKRMLIKCADISNPCRPQELCIEWAGRISEEYFAQTDEEKRQGLPVVMPVFDRNTCSIPKSQISFIDYFITDMFDAWDAFADLPNLMQHLDNNFKYWKGLDERKLHSLRPPPE